The window TCACCTGCTCATAGTTCCCAGGCTTTTCATTTTAGCCTTTCTTAAAAAAGGCACAATATTAACCATCTTCCAGTCTACCAACACCTTATCATAGCTAAAGATACAAATATCTTTGCTAGGGCTCTGCAATTTCTTTCCTAGCTTCCCACAATGATGTTTTAGATTGGTAGCCATTCATCAGAACGATTAATTTAAGATTTTCAGTATTTGCAGTTCTTTAACTTTGGATTTACAAATGCTTGGCAAATTACAGCTCTTTAGAGAAAAGTCCTAACTCATTAGGGTTAACTCAGGCACAATGTCTTCACTTCTTCCAATGATCCTTATAGGAGAAAGCTGCGGATTgcaaatgagaaatgagattttgAAGGCGGTTGAGCAAAGAGGAGACGTGCAAAATACTGCAACTGATGAACAGATGGAGGAGACTGGGAATCGGGAGATGTTAATGGATAATATGGAAGAAAAAGGCAAAACTGAGAATTGTGAGGAACTGACTGAAATTGGCACACCAACTGTGACTGTAAGAGATAATGGAAATGCAGACCAGATAGGACTTACAAAATCTAACCTTGATGAAGGAGAGCAAAATTCATTTGACACACAAAACACTGGATTTAAAGAGGTACACGAGAAAACAAGTAGTTCCCCAACATCTGAAGAAAGAATACAAACCCATGGTTGCAGAGAGGGGAGTGAGAGTGAAAATGAAAATGACCCAGAAGGGCAGGGGAATCAGCTGCAGGAGAAAACTAACCACACTCTTAATGATGAAGAGAAGCTTCAGAGTGAACAATTTGATCTTGGTCTCCACAGAAATTTGATCAGGGAAATACATACAGAAGTTGAAAATGATTTGGATGTGCACAATGATATTGTTGGAACAGGAGTTGACCATCAAATGATTGTGGAGAAAACTCAGCAAATAGTGCAGAATGTGGTAGAAAAAGCAGTACAATTTATACAACAGATGTCTGGGCATGAATTACAGGAAAATACACAGGAGATGAAAGAGACCATCTGTGTAGGAATAGGGTCAATCGAGGTGAAAGGGGAGAACTTGACAAGGACTCAAGAAAGGTCTGATGAATCTCAACAAGTTAAAGAGAAGGAGCTAGATGGGGTGATGATACAAGAGACAGAACACGAGCAAGCAATCACAGGGGTTATTGAGCTCCATTCACCAGCTCAGGAGAGTGAAATCAGCTCAATGGGTCTTCAAGTAAAGAATGAGGAGGCTAGGCAATTGCTCATCATTCCATCAGATCAAAATGACCAACATAGGCTAAGTAGGGAAGGCATCAATGAGATGGAtgaagcagagaaagagggggagagtgaCCAGGACAGAAAGAAGCACATAGTTcctgaagagctggaggaagtaGAGGAAATGGCAGACAAAGTTAAGGAAGGGAATGATTTAATAGGAACAGCGCTGCAGGAGTTGGAAGAAATAAAGGAGGTTGCTTGCTatctgagagaggaaagagggcTTATGATGAGAGATGAGGTCAAAAATGCAGTCATTCATCATGAAGATCAAGGTGAAGCTGAGCCCAATCTAGCTGCAAAACCAGGTGATGGCGCTGGACCACTGCTGCAGCAGCAAAAAATGGAAGGCAGTTTTGAGCATGAATTCCTCCAAAAAATTACAGTCAGTGAGGGGAAAAAAGAGTCTGAAACTGAGAATAACACTTTAGAATTTGAAGATAAAGTCCAGAGGATCAAAGAGAATGAGGTTAAATCAAGGGAACTCAAAGAATGCAAGGAAGAACACAAAGGTCTCAGTGAAGGGAAGGTTAAAAGCCATGGACGTAATGAAAGTAAGAAGGACATTAAAGAGAGTGATAGCGAGGGTCATGGAATAGATGAGGGTACTGACAAAGAGACTGGCATGGGTGGAATCTCACACGATGGCAAGAGTTGGGAAATTGGTAAAGTCAATGGCCTTGAAAGTGAAAAAACTGTTGAGGGTGTCAAGGCTAACATGGATAAAGGCAGTAGTTGGGATGAAAGCCAGCCAAAAGAAGAAAATGACAGCAAAGTCCATGTAAGTGATTTGTATGAGACTAAAGGCTCTAATGAAGATATTGTTAAAAATCAGGATGACTGTGAAGCAAAATGGGAAACCCAAGAAGAAAACATTGAGATGCAAGTCCCTGAAGATATTAGCACCAAATTTAAAGaagatgaaaataaatttcaGCACCACAGCCTAAGTAGATTCAGGGGAACTGTAGAGGACGGAGATGAAATCAAAAGTCTGAAAGAGGAGAGTGAGGAGGCCAGAAATGAAGAAGAATGTGAAGTCAAGAGCAAAGGGAAAGAAGGTGAAGAGGTAAAATGGTCCAAATGTGTAGAAGGGAATGAGACGGAAAGCCTTGCAGAAAAGGACATTGAAGCCATTGAAGATGCAAAGGGGGGTGAAGTCAAAAGCCCCAGACAAGTGGAGGGAGATGAAGTCAAAAACACCAGAGAATTAGACAATGGTGTCAAAGGTGTTGAGGGGGGTGAAGTCCAAAGCTCCAGATTCAATGATGAGGATGAAGTCAGAAGTCCTAAAGATGTTAAAAAAACTGAAGAGCATCAGATCAAAAGTCCCAGAGAAGATGACAATGAGATcacagatgaagaagaagatgaagttaGAGGACTCACAGATGAAGTTAAAGTCAAAAATGAAGGGATAGATGAGGTCATATGTTCCAGAGAAGGGGATGATGTCAgagatgaaaaggaagatcaggtCAAAAACATTGGAGAAGAATTCATCGAGATCAAATCTGATGGAGCAGGTGAAATCAACAGCCCCAAATTAGAGCTACAGAATTATGCCAGAAACGCTATAGATGAGGAGCTTAAGATCAAAGGGGAAGAGAATGTTATTGAAAAGGGGAATGTAGTAATTGGTTCTAATATTGATGATATCAAGGGTCCCATGGGAGAGATGGATGAGGACAAGGACCCCATAGAAGAAAGTGGTAAAGTAAGGAACAAAGAGGGGGATATTATTATGGGCCCAAAGGATGAAGATGCAGGTGGAGCTGAAGGCCCCATTGACGCAGATGTTAAGAGCATAGCTGAAGATGGATACGAGGTCAAAGGCTTGAGAACAGAGAATGGGGAAGAAGACAAAAGCTGCAGAGAAGAGGAGGACAATGTCAAAAGCCCCAGAGGAGAGGAAAAGCATGAATGTGAAGGCATCAGAGATAAAgaggataagatcaagtctgatCAAAATAATGAAGGGCATCATGGCACAATCACTCTGGGGAGACCACAGGGAAAGGAGAATGAAATTTGCGTAACTGAAGAATCAAATGAAGCAAAACTTAATGATCTTCTGAGCAAAAAGGAAAAATTAGGAGAAATTATGGCTGAAGAAATTGAGTGTCACTTAAAGGAACAAGTTAATGAGAGCTGCAAAACTGATGAATTACAGGAGAAAAGCTTTGAAAAAATGTATGAGGGCACATCAAAGACTACTTCCAAGAGTATTCATCAGGTAAAAGACAGCAAAATTGAACAAGTGATGGAAAGAGAAGAGCAGACAGGAATAACTGAAGAGCCAACAGCACAAATGCAAATTAGTGGTGAGAAAGAAACTAAAATGCTGGCTATCAGTcgcaaaaatgaaacatttggggATAATGCCCATGTATTGGAAGAGGTTGTAAGT of the Narcine bancroftii isolate sNarBan1 chromosome 4, sNarBan1.hap1, whole genome shotgun sequence genome contains:
- the LOC138762438 gene encoding trichohyalin-like codes for the protein MSYISEYTTDICNIAAKSNVVAEVLSILAVSTISGGLKVAHLAKDQMEVAVVQAYWTAITSLKEMGTQGSGRKRIANRERLSAEDDTLNLIAREAEARLAAKRAARAEAREIRMKELERQQKEIYQVQKKYYGMDSKWGDIEQWMEDSEKYSRRFRRHTSVSDEDDWTSVASRSSTRADYQTVGASGGANGFDELSCGSGASKRSSRSSRYSDDSLKSTKERLRKEAMGSYYSDLPVHSTGLSSKSHTASQNGTRVSAYDGSASRRYSTSSSRAPSEYNCLLGSSSRTSSRASSARASPVVEERSEKDFIEKGSRAASSLSAATFASLGGTSSRRGSGETTTSIDTEGSIREIKDSLMEVEEKYKKAMVSNAQLDNEKANLMYQVDTLREDLLELEEQLAEVHRGHEEKTKELERQKHAYSILQHQFEEIKETLKEREKMLTEIKELNQKQRFFAQEISDLQETLEWKDKKIGALERQKEYSEGIRIDRDELRNEVVILKERLKAHGLLTNGEAEHIGKEGSALRATAQTRTQTEVQQQSSNDGPLGESCGLQMRNEILKAVEQRGDVQNTATDEQMEETGNREMLMDNMEEKGKTENCEELTEIGTPTVTVRDNGNADQIGLTKSNLDEGEQNSFDTQNTGFKEVHEKTSSSPTSEERIQTHGCREGSESENENDPEGQGNQLQEKTNHTLNDEEKLQSEQFDLGLHRNLIREIHTEVENDLDVHNDIVGTGVDHQMIVEKTQQIVQNVVEKAVQFIQQMSGHELQENTQEMKETICVGIGSIEVKGENLTRTQERSDESQQVKEKELDGVMIQETEHEQAITGVIELHSPAQESEISSMGLQVKNEEARQLLIIPSDQNDQHRLSREGINEMDEAEKEGESDQDRKKHIVPEELEEVEEMADKVKEGNDLIGTALQELEEIKEVACYLREERGLMMRDEVKNAVIHHEDQGEAEPNLAAKPGDGAGPLLQQQKMEGSFEHEFLQKITVSEGKKESETENNTLEFEDKVQRIKENEVKSRELKECKEEHKGLSEGKVKSHGRNESKKDIKESDSEGHGIDEGTDKETGMGGISHDGKSWEIGKVNGLESEKTVEGVKANMDKGSSWDESQPKEENDSKVHVSDLYETKGSNEDIVKNQDDCEAKWETQEENIEMQVPEDISTKFKEDENKFQHHSLSRFRGTVEDGDEIKSLKEESEEARNEEECEVKSKGKEGEEVKWSKCVEGNETESLAEKDIEAIEDAKGGEVKSPRQVEGDEVKNTRELDNGVKGVEGGEVQSSRFNDEDEVRSPKDVKKTEEHQIKSPREDDNEITDEEEDEVRGLTDEVKVKNEGIDEVICSREGDDVRDEKEDQVKNIGEEFIEIKSDGAGEINSPKLELQNYARNAIDEELKIKGEENVIEKGNVVIGSNIDDIKGPMGEMDEDKDPIEESGKVRNKEGDIIMGPKDEDAGGAEGPIDADVKSIAEDGYEVKGLRTENGEEDKSCREEEDNVKSPRGEEKHECEGIRDKEDKIKSDQNNEGHHGTITLGRPQGKENEICVTEESNEAKLNDLLSKKEKLGEIMAEEIECHLKEQVNESCKTDELQEKSFEKMYEGTSKTTSKSIHQVKDSKIEQVMEREEQTGITEEPTAQMQISGEKETKMLAISRKNETFGDNAHVLEEVVSSTEENDERARFELNKGQEQLAQDSVMDTVALEDFDNQRNQESEEVDSVKGERDASGTNKEQMIQGSETNKTRIEDTTNIQNNTEELKIKDKDDPEEGYQFDWDEEMNDMLQDEIRDDGEVPECEEGRGKASTESETEPKCLMKAESSQNLTPTTDCSRDAANDEQVCQRRNSSSRQSNIPGGQQEGGSQRDMSSISGAEGNMKEADEEMRCPETAKDSKRKSKSKDDCLLSYFRVNTFVDEKEALLEQIKKLKTQLEEKTRSGKAEKETFSDAFLENGMEVQVIEVQRDANRQISEYKFKLTKTEQEITALEQNLDRERLQIIRLESQVLRYKTAAENAEKVEDELKAEKRKLQREVRSALDKIEELEMSNSHLSKRLEKMKANRSALLSQQ